In a single window of the Rhodamnia argentea isolate NSW1041297 chromosome 2, ASM2092103v1, whole genome shotgun sequence genome:
- the LOC115751405 gene encoding uncharacterized protein LOC115751405, with the protein MESAKEEIKAMEVQVEKDPNRKYVFDVIIGDKFFLATTVTGGPDGDSIVKDWVQQVQKSHRKGKKGEVVVGISAERSRSYANAPWKPHLMSPGSKDNPYDLLQLCAGNQCLLYELDPSHPIPKILKDFIHDSRIFGVGIEAMAKELEREVGLTMRKPVELRKLAERSKEISVGYVDFRRKNLEQLGRIVLGGEAEMARPRKMKWQIHDKYGPKPWDYDVRLSDDMIKHASIDAFLACKMGTKLLKNVD; encoded by the exons ATGGAGTCGGCGAAGGAGGAGATCAAGGCCATGGAGGTGCAGGTCGAGAAGGATCCCAACCGGAAGTACGTGTTCGACGTCATCATCGGCGACAAGTTCTTCCTCGCCACCACCGTCACCGGCGGCCCGGATGGCGACTCCATCGTCAAGGACTGGGTTCAGCAGGTGCAGAAGTCGCACCGCAAGGGGAAGAAGGGAGAGGTCGTCGTCGGTATCTCCGCCGAGCGAAGCCGGAGCTACGCGAATGCGCCTTGGAAGCCCCATCTGATGTCGC CTGGTTCAAAGGACAATCCCTACGACTTGCTCCAGCTCTGCGCGGGGAACCAGTGCCTTCTCTACGAACTCGATCCTTCGCACCCTATCCCCAAAATCCTCAAGGACTTCATCCACGATTCGAGGATCTTCGGCGTCGGGATAGAGGCGATGGCCAAGGAGCTCGAGAGGGAGGTCGGGCTGACGATGCGTAAGCCCGTGGAGCTCCGGAAGCTGGCGGAGAGGTCTAAGGAGATCTCGGTCGGGTACGTGGACTTCCGGAGGAAGAATCTGGAGCAGCTGGGGAGGATTGTGCTGGGAGGGGAAGCGGAGATGGCGAGGCctaggaagatgaagtggcagATCCACGATAAGTATGGCCCGAAACCCTGGGATTATGATGTCAGGCTCTCCGACGACATGATCAAGCATGCGAGCATCGACGCCTTCCTGGCTTGCAAGATGGGGACGAAGCTGTTGAAGAACGTTGACTGA
- the LOC125313666 gene encoding BTB/POZ domain-containing protein At4g08455-like translates to MQRPRAGSFHQDAESDSDFSVSMLLKFCEEDRSYWEECYNKVSKTAEEYKREIEDLKAKNSFLRLWIQTDHNGLDGPGFSDVVLFAAKDGPNGGLSKPVPAHKAVLASRSPVFKAMLEHEMEESRSNNIKINEVSYDALRAFVNYLYSAEAFLDERMAYDLLVLAEKYQVQHLKDYCEKFLVSKLNWENSIINYAFAHRHNAKHLLEAALSIILVNKDKLKNHRDYSELVKSDPCLLVEIYEACLAKQEKHCSTGSC, encoded by the exons ATGCAGAGACCGAGAGCGGGGAGCTTTCATCAGGACGCCGAGTCGGACAGCGACTTCTCCGTGAGCATGCTGCTCAAGTTCTGCGAGGAAGACCGATCCTATTGGGAGGAGTGCTACAACAAGGTCAGCAAGACCGCGGAAGAGTACAAGCGAGAGATCGAGGACTTGAAGGCCAAGAATTCCTTCTTGAGACTCTGGATTCAGACCGACCACAACGGTCTCGATGGTCCTGGGTTCAGCGACGTCGTCTTGTTCGCCGCCAAAGACGGTCCCAACGGTGGTCTATCGAAGCCGGTCCCAGCACACAAGGCCGTTCTG GCGAGCCGGTCTCCTGTATTCAAAGCAATGCTTGAGCACGAGATGGAAGAAAGCCGAAGCAACAATATCAAGATAAATGAGGTGTCCTATGATGCCCTCCGTGCATTTGTCAATTATCTTTATTCTGCTGAAGCGTTCCTCGACGAGCGAATGGCTTATGATCTTCTAGTATTAGCTGAAAAGTATCAGGTACAGCACCTCAAAGATTATTGCGAGAAGTTCTTGGTATCCAAATTGAACTGGGAGAACTCGATCATAAACTATGCCTTTGCTCACCGGCACAATGCGAAGCATCTCCTTGAGGCCGCCTTGTCCATAATTTTAGTCAACAAGGATAAACTCAAAAACCATCGAGATTACTCGGAACTCGTTAAGTCTGATCCATGCCTTCTGGTGGAGATATACGAAGCATGTCTTGCAAAGCAAGAAAAACACTGCAGTACAGGTTCCTGTTAA
- the LOC115751415 gene encoding BTB/POZ domain-containing protein At4g08455-like codes for MHRMRARRSHRFHHDDPGSESDSSTPWTASMRHKFREENEYRGASFWMDCYEKVSKTAEKYKRATEEHKREIEDLKAKNFFLRLWIQTDHDDLGGRSHDPGFSDVVLFAAEDGPNGGQSKPVLAHRAVLASRSPVFKAMLEHEVKESQSNTIKISEVSYDALRAFVNYLYCAEAFLDQQMAYDLLALAERYQVVHLKAYCEKFLVSKLKWDNSIVNYAFAHQHNAKLLLKAALSLIIVNKDKLKKRPEYSELIKKDPCLVVELLEACLAKQENTACSTGTI; via the exons ATGCACAGAATGAGAGCGAGGAGGTCTCACCGCTTTCACCATGACGACCCCGGGTCGGAGAGCGACTCGTCCACCCCGTGGACCGCGAGCATGCGCCACAAGTTCCGCGAGGAAAACGAGTACAGGGGCGCCTCCTTTTGGATGGACTGCTACGAGAAGGTCAGCAAGACCGCGGAAAAGTACAAGCGAGCCACGGAAGAGCACAAGCGAGAGATCGAGGACTTGAAAGCCAAGAACTTCTTCTTGAGGCTCTGGATTCAGACCGACCACGATGACCTCGGTGGTCGCTCCCATGATCCTGGGTTCAGCGACGTCGTCTTGTTCGCAGCCGAGGACGGTCCCAACGGAGGCCAATCGAAGCCTGTCCTGGCTCACAGGGCCGTTCTG GCAAGCCGGTCTCCAGTGTTCAAAGCAATGCTCGAGCATGAGGTGAAAGAAAGCCAAAGCAACACCATCAAGATAAGTGAAGTGTCGTACGATGCCCTCCGAGCATTTGTCAACTATCTCTACTGTGCCGAAGCATTCCTCGATCAGCAAATGGCTTATGATCTCTTAGCATTAGCCGAAAGGTACCAGGTGGTGCACCTCAAAGCTTATTGCGAGAAGTTCTTGGTATCCAAATTGAAGTGGGATAACTCGATCGTAAACTATGCCTTTGCGCACCAGCACAATGCGAAGCTTCTCCTGAAGGCCGCCTTGTCCTTAATCATCGTCAACAAGGATAAGCTCAAGAAACGTCCAGAATACTCGGAACTCATTAAAAAGGATCCATGCCTTGTGGTGGAGCTATTAGAAGCATGTCTAGCAAAGCAGGAAAACACTGCATGCAGCACAGGTACCATTTGA
- the LOC115751403 gene encoding auxilin-related protein 2 isoform X2 → MDEFGVLTERYGLKPQGKSAPMAELKRPDGIGSDRGRSSGQNRASADQSSSYATASSWNSSSGSKAFVDDYSEFLQSNSGSKGQGFGSLDDFGDLFGGSRKPSKPPASNSGVDDYDSLFNSSARSSSTYDNDDIFGGMPGVKSSASVGGAGVFGSFASPPRQSSPVDDLLGGYQNDDHDDIFGGIGTKSRKTDSNGSEAGHGAAESDDLIPGFGGSSPPADNQRRQSQKTNVYSAESSSNLSEDPFVVLESTSKPVHASSEMFSDPLEESSQFGNFQRANEVGDKVKSPSVSSLDELENFAMGQAQGNTDTQSDFLSVGKRSGAEKKARGPGVSSIDELEDYFMDRVQRNADIQSDFLSGGKSSGPEKKAGGYCKRGPYENKHKVADDLESFFSAGLRSSSVPKSRPTSSTKSKEVPKTPPKPTFEVRSSMKKASSATNFMDDFSLMFGAASFAGEFEEIEGESEERRRARLGRHERTQERVAKAVAEMNQRDSQTLQEQEERHRIAENLDMEIKRWAAGKEGNMRALLSSLQQVLWPESGWEPVSLTDLITSTSVKQVYRKATLRVHPDKVQQKGASIQQKYTAEKVFDILKEAWKKFEAEELR, encoded by the exons ATGGACGAGTTCGGTGTCTTGACGGAGCGGTACGGCTTGAAGCCCCAAGGGAAGTCGGCTCCGATGGCCGAATTGAAGCGTCCGGACGGGATCGGCAGCGATCGAGGCCGGAGCTCCGGTCAGAATCGCGCTTCCGCCGATCAATCCTCCTCTTACGCCACCGCGTCTTCTTGGAATTCCAGCTCCGGTAGCAAGGCTTTTGTGGATGACTACAGCGAGTTCCTCCAATCGAATAGTGGTAGCAAGGGTCAAGGTTTCGGCAGTTTGGACGACTTCGGTGATCTGTTTGGTGGATCTCGTAAGCCCTCGAAACCGCCGGCTAGTAATAGCGGCGTCGATGATTACGACTCGCTTTTCAATTCGAGTGCGAGGTCTTCGTCTACCTACGATAATGACGATATATTCGGCGGAATGCCTGGCGTGAAGAGCTCGGCGTCTGTCGGTGGAGCTGGCGTCTTTGGTTCGTTTGCTTCTCCTCCAAGGCAGAGCTCCCCGGTTGACGATTTATTAGGTGGATATCAAAATGATGACCACGACGATATCTTTGGTGGTATTGGCACGAAGTCCCGGAAGACTGATAGCAATGGATCCGAGGCTGGGCATGGTGCTGCGGAATCTGATGATCTGATACCTGGGTTTGGTGGAAGTAGTCCTCCAGCTGACAA CCAGAGAAGGCAGTCCCAAAAGACCAATGTTTATTCAGCTGAGTCAAGCTCTAATTTGTCAGAAGACCCTTTTGTAGTATTAGAATCGACTTCTAAGCCAGTGCATGCTTCCTCGGAAATGTTTTCGGATCCATTAGAAGAAAGCAGTCAGTTTGGTAATTTCCAAAGGGCAAATGAAGTTGGAGATAAAG TGAAGAGCCCTAGTGTGTCATCACTAGATGAACTTGAAAACTTTGCTATGGGCCAGGCGCAGGGAAATACTGACACACAGTCAGATTTCCTTTCTGTTGGAAAGAGATCTGGGGCTGAGAAAAAGGCTAGAGGCCCTGGTGTGTCTTCAATAGATGAGCTTGAGGACTATTTTATGGATAGGGTGCAAAGAAATGCTGATATCCAGTCAGATTTTCTGTCTGGTGGAAAGAGTTCTGGGCCTGAGAAAAAAGCTGGTGGATATTGTAAAAGGGGTCCATATGAAAATAAGCACAAGGTTGCGGACGATCTAGAATCCTTCTTTAGTGCGGGTTTGCGGTCAAGCAGTGTACCTAAATCTAGGCCAACGAGTTCG ACGAAAAGCAAAGAAGTTCCCAAAACACCACCAAAGCCGACTTTTGAGGTCCGGTCCAGCATGAAGAAGGCCTCCTCAGCAACGAATTTCATGGATGACTTTTCTCTAATGTTTGGAG CTGCATCATTTGCTGGAGAATTTGAGGAAATTGAAGGGGAaagtgaagaaagaagaagggcaAGACTGGGTCGTCATGAGAGAACCCAGGAACGAGTG GCAAAAGCAGTTGCTGAGATGAACCAACGGGACTCTCAAACTCTGCAGGAGCAAGAAGAGAGGCAT AGAATTGCTGAGAATCTTGATATGGAGATAAAGCGCTGGGCTGCAGGGAAAGAGGGCAATATGCGTGCATTATTATCATCATTACAGCAA GTGCTTTGGCCTGAATCTGGGTGGGAACCAGTTTCACTAACTGATTTGATAACTTCTACCTCAGTCAAGCAAGTATACAGAAAGGCTACATTACGAGTACATCCTGACAAGGTTCAACAGAAAGGGGCCAGTATTCAGCAGAAATACACGGCTGAAAAGGTTTTTGATATACTTAAG GAAGCATGGAAAAAGTTTGAAGCCGAAGAACTCCGATAG
- the LOC115751403 gene encoding auxilin-related protein 2 isoform X1 — MDEFGVLTERYGLKPQGKSAPMAELKRPDGIGSDRGRSSGQNRASADQSSSYATASSWNSSSGSKAFVDDYSEFLQSNSGSKGQGFGSLDDFGDLFGGSRKPSKPPASNSGVDDYDSLFNSSARSSSTYDNDDIFGGMPGVKSSASVGGAGVFGSFASPPRQSSPVDDLLGGYQNDDHDDIFGGIGTKSRKTDSNGSEAGHGAAESDDLIPGFGGSSPPADNQRRQSQKTNVYSAESSSNLSEDPFVVLESTSKPVHASSEMFSDPLEESSQFGNFQRANEVGDKVKSPSVSSLDELENFAMGQAQGNTDTQSDFLSVGKRSGAEKKARGPGVSSIDELEDYFMDRVQRNADIQSDFLSGGKSSGPEKKAGGYCKRGPYENKHKVADDLESFFSAGLRSSSVPKSRPTSSTKSKEVPKTPPKPTFEVRSSMKKASSATNFMDDFSLMFGAASFAGEFEEIEGESEERRRARLGRHERTQERVAKAVAEMNQRDSQTLQEQEERHRIAENLDMEIKRWAAGKEGNMRALLSSLQQVLWPESGWEPVSLTDLITSTSVKQVYRKATLRVHPDKVQQKGASIQQKYTAEKVFDILKVRKCLEKVPCVNITN, encoded by the exons ATGGACGAGTTCGGTGTCTTGACGGAGCGGTACGGCTTGAAGCCCCAAGGGAAGTCGGCTCCGATGGCCGAATTGAAGCGTCCGGACGGGATCGGCAGCGATCGAGGCCGGAGCTCCGGTCAGAATCGCGCTTCCGCCGATCAATCCTCCTCTTACGCCACCGCGTCTTCTTGGAATTCCAGCTCCGGTAGCAAGGCTTTTGTGGATGACTACAGCGAGTTCCTCCAATCGAATAGTGGTAGCAAGGGTCAAGGTTTCGGCAGTTTGGACGACTTCGGTGATCTGTTTGGTGGATCTCGTAAGCCCTCGAAACCGCCGGCTAGTAATAGCGGCGTCGATGATTACGACTCGCTTTTCAATTCGAGTGCGAGGTCTTCGTCTACCTACGATAATGACGATATATTCGGCGGAATGCCTGGCGTGAAGAGCTCGGCGTCTGTCGGTGGAGCTGGCGTCTTTGGTTCGTTTGCTTCTCCTCCAAGGCAGAGCTCCCCGGTTGACGATTTATTAGGTGGATATCAAAATGATGACCACGACGATATCTTTGGTGGTATTGGCACGAAGTCCCGGAAGACTGATAGCAATGGATCCGAGGCTGGGCATGGTGCTGCGGAATCTGATGATCTGATACCTGGGTTTGGTGGAAGTAGTCCTCCAGCTGACAA CCAGAGAAGGCAGTCCCAAAAGACCAATGTTTATTCAGCTGAGTCAAGCTCTAATTTGTCAGAAGACCCTTTTGTAGTATTAGAATCGACTTCTAAGCCAGTGCATGCTTCCTCGGAAATGTTTTCGGATCCATTAGAAGAAAGCAGTCAGTTTGGTAATTTCCAAAGGGCAAATGAAGTTGGAGATAAAG TGAAGAGCCCTAGTGTGTCATCACTAGATGAACTTGAAAACTTTGCTATGGGCCAGGCGCAGGGAAATACTGACACACAGTCAGATTTCCTTTCTGTTGGAAAGAGATCTGGGGCTGAGAAAAAGGCTAGAGGCCCTGGTGTGTCTTCAATAGATGAGCTTGAGGACTATTTTATGGATAGGGTGCAAAGAAATGCTGATATCCAGTCAGATTTTCTGTCTGGTGGAAAGAGTTCTGGGCCTGAGAAAAAAGCTGGTGGATATTGTAAAAGGGGTCCATATGAAAATAAGCACAAGGTTGCGGACGATCTAGAATCCTTCTTTAGTGCGGGTTTGCGGTCAAGCAGTGTACCTAAATCTAGGCCAACGAGTTCG ACGAAAAGCAAAGAAGTTCCCAAAACACCACCAAAGCCGACTTTTGAGGTCCGGTCCAGCATGAAGAAGGCCTCCTCAGCAACGAATTTCATGGATGACTTTTCTCTAATGTTTGGAG CTGCATCATTTGCTGGAGAATTTGAGGAAATTGAAGGGGAaagtgaagaaagaagaagggcaAGACTGGGTCGTCATGAGAGAACCCAGGAACGAGTG GCAAAAGCAGTTGCTGAGATGAACCAACGGGACTCTCAAACTCTGCAGGAGCAAGAAGAGAGGCAT AGAATTGCTGAGAATCTTGATATGGAGATAAAGCGCTGGGCTGCAGGGAAAGAGGGCAATATGCGTGCATTATTATCATCATTACAGCAA GTGCTTTGGCCTGAATCTGGGTGGGAACCAGTTTCACTAACTGATTTGATAACTTCTACCTCAGTCAAGCAAGTATACAGAAAGGCTACATTACGAGTACATCCTGACAAGGTTCAACAGAAAGGGGCCAGTATTCAGCAGAAATACACGGCTGAAAAGGTTTTTGATATACTTAAG GTGAGAAAATGCCTGGAAAAGGTTCCATGTGTCAATATCACGAATT GA
- the LOC115751402 gene encoding probable receptor-like protein kinase At1g11050: MDKTLSFCSFILLLLAVHDALAPVVMSSSSSPCPIDLGYVDTFPWNSSLCLSGSDGCCQTLLSLFGVGLAQYLRETSMFRLPNLTASSSCLSEFGTRLAARSVPASWVPLCFNSSARFVVNASSCDGIASVQDWTARVGPMSPLDTSCKGDLTGTRCSQCVEAGLQVSSRLSSLDPNSTDCFYFTVLYAAGIVNELGPTDETTANCILGLPISSTANKDSDRSSEKNVLKLVAIFLGALMGVLLAIAVIALHRNRQREKKRNAPHEEFINSFRSSVLPNSGAKWFRISELERATNGFSQVNFIGQGTHGMVYKGTLSDGATVAVKQMLDIDTEGDEEFSNEVEIISKIRHRNLLSLRGCCVTSDDFRGKRRYLVFDYMSSGSLSDNLSNFGSTGMKRNALTWPQRKNIILDVAKGLAYLHYGIKPAIYHRDIKATNILLDSDMNARVADFGLAKQSREGQSHLTTRVAGTYGYLAPEYALYGQLTEKSDVYSFGVVILEVMSGRKVLDTSELNPGPLLITDWVWMQVKSGNVEEIFDESIREEGPRGVMERFVHVGILCAHVMVALRPTIAEALKMLEGDTDIPRLPDRPLPLSHESFRSFSSVTSSARDGRKSSSSRGLLNV, encoded by the coding sequence ATGGACAAGACCCTCTCTTTCTGCTCCTTCATCCTGCTCCTCCTCGCCGTCCACGATGCCCTCGCCCCTGTTGTTATGTCCTCCTCATCGTCGCCGTGTCCCATCGACCTCGGGTACGTCGACACCTTCCCGTGGAACTCCTCCCTGTGCCTGTCCGGATCGGACGGCTGTTGCCAGACCCTGCTCAGCCTCTTCGGCGTGGGGCTGGCTCAGTACCTCCGGGAGACCTCCATGTTCCGCCTCCCGAACCTGACCGCCTCGTCCTCTTGCCTGTCCGAGTTCGGGACGAGGCTCGCCGCTCGGTCGGTCCCAGCGTCCTGGGTCCCGCTCTGCTTCAACAGCTCGGCCCGGTTCGTGGTCAACGCCTCGAGCTGCGACGGGATCGCGTCCGTCCAGGACTGGACCGCCAGGGTCGGGCCGATGAGCCCGCTCGATACTTCTTGCAAGGGGGACTTGACCGGAACGAGGTGTAGTCAATGCGTAGAAGCCGGACTGCAGGTGTCTTCGCGGTTGTCGAGTTTAGATCCTAACTCCACGGACTGTTTCTACTTCACGGTTCTGTATGCAGCCGGGATCGTGAATGAGCTCGGGCCAACAGATGAGACGACGGCCAATTGCATCCTCGGTTTGCCAATATCCAGCACAGCAAATAAAGATTCTGATCGTTCGAGCGAGAAGAACGTATTGAAGTTGGTTGCAATATTCTTGGGTGCACTTATGGGTGTTCTTCTCGCAATTGCAGTCATAGCCCTCCATAGAAACAGGCAGCGAGAAAAGAAGCGAAACGCCCCGCACGAAGAATTTATCAACAGCTTCAGGAGCAGCGTGCTGCCAAACAGCGGAGCAAAATGGTTCCGGATCTCGGAGCTGGAGCGAGCCACGAACGGGTTTTCACAGGTAAACTTCATCGGCCAAGGCACTCACGGAATGGTGTATAAAGGAACTCTCTCGGACGGAGCTACAGTCGCGGTGAAACAGATGCTCGATATAGACACCGAGGGCGACGAAGAGTTCTCTAACGAGGTCGAGATCATAAGTAAGATTAGGCATCggaatcttctctctctcagagGTTGCTGTGTTACCAGCGATGACTTCCGGGGCAAAAGGAGGTATCTGGTTTTTGACTACATGTCCAGTGGAAGCCTGAGTGACAACTTGTCCAACTTTGGATCAACAGGCATGAAAAGGAATGCACTAACTTGGCCACAGAGGAAGAATATAATCTTAGATGTGGCAAAAGGGCTTGCTTACTTGCACTATGGAATCAAACCAGCTATCTATCACAGAGACATAAAGGCCACCAATATACTTCTTGACTCTGACATGAATGCCAGAGTGGCAGATTTTGGGCTAGCCAAGCAAAGCAGAGAAGGGCAATCTCATCTCACGACCCGGGTCGCCGGGACATACGGATATCTTGCACCGGAGTACGCTCTTTACGGGCAGCTGACTGAAAAGAGCGATGTTTACAGCTTCGGGGTCGTGATTCTCGAGGTTATGAGCGGGAGGAAAGTGCTCGACACGTCGGAGCTGAACCCGGGACCTCTGTTGATCACGGACTGGGTATGGATGCAGGTGAAATCAGGAAACgtggaagaaattttcgacgaGTCCATAAGGGAAGAAGGGCCAAGAGGGGTCATGGAGAGGTTTGTTCATGTGGGGATCCTATGCGCTCATGTGATGGTGGCTCTCAGACCCACAATTGCTGAGGCTTTGAAGATGTTGGAAGGCGACACCGACATACCTAGATTGCCAGATAGACCATTGCCGCTGAGCCATGAATCGTTCCGATCTTTTTCAAGCGTCACTTCATCTGCACGGGATGGAAGAAAGTCGAGCTCGAGCCGCGGACTATTGAATGTTTGA
- the LOC115751460 gene encoding protein KRTCAP2 homolog, which translates to MLIVLCIFIFVWLFVYSPMAGSGSSMVYSLPLFTIVLSLLEMYRTKLASSELFTILGGFTSSILFLVLVTFIGNFQESCGMRTGWGAVILAEAVALIAASTVHSVYHHILLVLGWSAL; encoded by the exons ATGCTAATAGTCCTctgtattttcatttttgtgtgGTTGTTTGTATACAGTCCAATGGCAGGGTCAGGGAGTTCCATGGTATACTCCTTACCGCTGTTTACCATCGTTCTTTCCCTTCTAGAAATGTACAGAACGAAGTTGGCGTCATCGGAGCTGTTCACAATACTCGGAGGGTTCACTAGTTCTATCCTATTCCTTGTCCTGGTAACG TTCATTGGCAACTTCCAAGAATCGTGTGGCATGAGAACTGGTTGGGGCGCTG TTATATTGGCTGAAGCAGTAGCCCTCATTGCTGCCAGCACTGTCCACAGTGTGTATCACCACATT CTTCTTGTTCTCGGCTGGTCTGCTTTATGA
- the LOC115751477 gene encoding agamous-like MADS-box protein MADS9 isoform X1, with product MGRGKIEIKRIENANNRQVTYSKRRNGLVKKAKEISVLCNAKVSLIIFGGSKKMHEYCTPSAKLTDILDEYHRQCGKRLWDAKHENLNSEIDRMKKENDNLQIKLRHLNGQDINSLNHKELIVLEDVLENGVAYVRDQKMEVINSHRRNHKMLEEENKELNYYLQQLQDYKSHHHMPFTFRVQPLQPYLQERI from the exons ATGGGGAGAGGGAAGATAGAGATCAAGAGGATAGAGAATGCCAACAACAGGCAGGTGACCTACTCAAAGAGAAGGAACGGGCTCGTCAAGAAGGCCAAGGAGATCTCGGTCCTGTGTAATGCTAAGGTGTCGTTGATCATCTTTGGTGGCTCCAAGAAGATGCACGAATATTGCACCCCTTCCGCAAA GTTGACTGATATACTGGATGAGTACCACAGGCAGTGTGGAAAGAGGCTGTGGGATGCTAAGCATGAG AATCTCAACAGTGAAATCGACAGAATGAAGAAGGAGAACGACAATCTGCAGATCAAACTCAG GCACCTAAATGGACAAgacataaattccttgaaccaTAAAGAGCTTATTGTTCTAGAGGATGTTCTTGAGAATGGCGTCGCTTACGTCCGAGACCAAAAG ATGGAGGTCATCAACTCACACAGGAGGAAT CACAAGATGTTGGAGGAGGAGAACAAGGAGCTCAATTACTATTTGCAG CAACTCCAGGACTATAAGTCTCACCATCACATGCCTTTCACCTTTCGCGTGCAGCCTCTTCAGCCTTATTTACAGGAGAGGATTTAG
- the LOC115751477 gene encoding agamous-like MADS-box protein MADS9 isoform X2 produces the protein MGRGKIEIKRIENANNRQVTYSKRRNGLVKKAKEISVLCNAKVSLIIFGGSKKMHEYCTPSAKLTDILDEYHRQCGKRLWDAKHENLNSEIDRMKKENDNLQIKLRHLNGQDINSLNHKELIVLEDVLENGVAYVRDQKMEVINSHRRNHKMLEEENKELNYYLQPLQPYLQERI, from the exons ATGGGGAGAGGGAAGATAGAGATCAAGAGGATAGAGAATGCCAACAACAGGCAGGTGACCTACTCAAAGAGAAGGAACGGGCTCGTCAAGAAGGCCAAGGAGATCTCGGTCCTGTGTAATGCTAAGGTGTCGTTGATCATCTTTGGTGGCTCCAAGAAGATGCACGAATATTGCACCCCTTCCGCAAA GTTGACTGATATACTGGATGAGTACCACAGGCAGTGTGGAAAGAGGCTGTGGGATGCTAAGCATGAG AATCTCAACAGTGAAATCGACAGAATGAAGAAGGAGAACGACAATCTGCAGATCAAACTCAG GCACCTAAATGGACAAgacataaattccttgaaccaTAAAGAGCTTATTGTTCTAGAGGATGTTCTTGAGAATGGCGTCGCTTACGTCCGAGACCAAAAG ATGGAGGTCATCAACTCACACAGGAGGAAT CACAAGATGTTGGAGGAGGAGAACAAGGAGCTCAATTACTATTTGCAG CCTCTTCAGCCTTATTTACAGGAGAGGATTTAG